The proteins below come from a single Chryseobacterium sp. MA9 genomic window:
- a CDS encoding oxygenase MpaB family protein produces MIQPRFKDAPHFRDFWESGNGKLLIEFSGADVSFEKFEKFAPFFHHVDETGDEVVRDVYFTKKFHEASREIEQYIRNGVSETDSVPESVKKLFSQTQKVPEWLDYNLLKSGAELCMRSNLDSLISLRDYCLIGGYDYAYLNKPLIVTEALKKGAVKRLSETLYFWVNATRYNALEIHAKGYEFAIKTRLIHSYARLSIKKHYKDWDTENWGEPINSWDMMATYIGFSLVFLHSLQKLGNSFSIEEEQGIFHLWKYVGYLLGIPEQLLPDNKKQATEYFYLWTSVQPPSDKDSVLLAHSLLNESLENPILKFEFQRKNLRYLHICCTWFLLDDEVCKRLEIPEVSYKNLFPKSKILFNKIYDSLVSRETRIKRGNKDQMKVLEDYLNITKNSNFH; encoded by the coding sequence ATGATACAACCACGATTTAAAGACGCCCCTCATTTCAGAGATTTCTGGGAAAGTGGAAACGGAAAACTGCTTATTGAATTTTCCGGAGCAGACGTGAGTTTTGAAAAATTTGAAAAATTCGCTCCTTTTTTTCATCATGTGGATGAGACGGGTGATGAGGTGGTAAGAGATGTTTATTTTACTAAAAAATTTCATGAGGCATCCAGGGAAATTGAACAATACATCAGAAATGGAGTTTCGGAAACAGATTCTGTTCCTGAAAGCGTAAAAAAGCTTTTCTCCCAAACTCAAAAAGTTCCGGAATGGCTTGATTACAATTTACTCAAAAGCGGTGCCGAACTCTGCATGAGAAGCAATCTCGATTCCTTGATCTCATTGAGGGATTACTGTCTGATCGGTGGTTACGACTACGCCTACCTCAACAAACCACTTATTGTTACAGAGGCATTAAAAAAGGGTGCCGTAAAACGTCTTTCGGAAACATTGTATTTCTGGGTAAATGCTACCCGGTACAATGCGCTGGAAATTCACGCAAAAGGGTATGAGTTTGCTATAAAAACCCGCCTGATCCATTCTTACGCAAGACTCTCAATTAAAAAACATTATAAAGACTGGGATACCGAAAACTGGGGTGAGCCTATCAATTCATGGGATATGATGGCAACATACATCGGTTTTAGTCTTGTCTTTCTTCACAGCCTTCAAAAATTGGGAAATAGTTTTTCCATTGAGGAAGAACAAGGAATTTTTCACCTGTGGAAATACGTAGGTTATCTTTTAGGTATTCCGGAACAGCTTCTTCCTGACAACAAAAAACAGGCTACTGAATACTTTTATTTATGGACTTCTGTTCAGCCTCCTTCCGATAAAGATTCTGTTCTTCTTGCTCATTCTTTACTGAATGAATCCCTGGAAAATCCTATTTTAAAATTTGAGTTTCAACGAAAAAACTTAAGATACCTGCACATCTGCTGTACCTGGTTTTTGCTGGATGATGAAGTCTGCAAAAGATTAGAGATCCCGGAAGTTTCCTACAAAAACCTGTTTCCAAAATCGAAAATACTTTTCAACAAAATTTATGACAGCCTGGTAAGCCGGGAGACAAGAATAAAAAGAGGAAATAAGGATCAAATGAAAGTATTGGAAGACTATTTGAACATCACCAAAAATTCTAATTTTCATTAA
- the recA gene encoding recombinase RecA produces MSNIDDKKKALALVLDKLDKTYGKGTVMTLGDQSIDNTIEVIPSGSLGLDIALGIGGYPKGRIIEIYGPESSGKTTLTLHAIAEAQKAGGIAAFIDAEHAFDRTYAAKLGIDLENLIISQPDNGEQALEIADNLIRSGAIDIVVIDSVAALTPKAEIEGEMGDSKMGLHARLMSQALRKLTATISRTKCTVIFINQLREKIGVMFGNPETTTGGNALKFYASVRIDIRKASAPIKQGDEAIGSRVKVKIVKNKVAPPFKQAEFDIMYGEGVSKVGEILDTAVDMGIVKKSGSWFSYEETKLGQGRDAVKDVLKDNPDLSEELENKIKEEMKNK; encoded by the coding sequence ATGAGTAACATTGATGATAAGAAAAAAGCACTTGCTTTAGTGCTTGACAAATTAGATAAAACATACGGAAAGGGAACAGTAATGACTTTAGGTGATCAATCTATAGACAATACAATAGAAGTAATTCCTTCCGGTTCTTTAGGATTAGATATTGCATTAGGTATAGGCGGGTATCCAAAAGGAAGAATCATTGAAATATATGGTCCTGAATCTTCAGGTAAAACAACTTTGACTCTTCATGCTATTGCTGAGGCTCAAAAAGCAGGAGGTATTGCTGCATTCATTGATGCAGAGCACGCTTTCGACAGAACATATGCTGCGAAATTAGGAATTGATCTTGAAAACCTGATCATTTCTCAACCAGACAACGGTGAGCAGGCTTTAGAAATTGCTGATAACCTTATCCGTTCAGGAGCTATTGATATCGTTGTAATTGACTCTGTTGCTGCTCTTACTCCAAAAGCAGAGATCGAAGGAGAAATGGGAGATTCTAAAATGGGTCTTCACGCAAGATTGATGTCTCAGGCATTAAGAAAATTAACTGCTACTATTTCAAGAACAAAATGTACAGTAATCTTCATCAACCAGTTGAGAGAAAAGATCGGGGTAATGTTCGGAAATCCTGAAACAACTACCGGAGGTAATGCTCTGAAGTTCTACGCTTCTGTAAGAATTGATATCAGAAAAGCAAGTGCACCTATCAAACAAGGTGACGAAGCTATTGGTAGCCGTGTGAAAGTGAAGATTGTGAAAAACAAAGTAGCACCTCCTTTCAAGCAGGCAGAATTCGACATCATGTATGGAGAAGGAGTTTCTAAAGTAGGAGAAATTCTTGATACTGCAGTAGATATGGGAATTGTGAAGAAAAGCGGTTCTTGGTTCAGCTACGAAGAGACTAAACTTGGTCAGGGACGTGATGCTGTAAAAGATGTTTTAAAAGATAATCCTGATCTTTCCGAAGAATTGGAAAACAAGATCAAAGAGGAAATGAAAAACAAATAA
- a CDS encoding S9 family peptidase, with translation MKLKCTVFILLMMTCWVYGQKKPLDHSVYDSWQNIGMRKISNDGKWIAYSVDAQEGNSNLSLYSVKNKTTKKFARGTKVDFTNDSRFAVFQIRPQYKDIKAVKDKKLKKNKLTKDSLAIVDFLNDKTEKIPNVKSFKIPEKAGSYVAYLLENTKDKSSDDASDKEDGDDNKDEDKNVKPLQLVVRNLLDGKSTTYDNVVRYEFSKNGKQLAFVTKKPEEKPKKDKKEEKDSVDEKSDDKKDNDKSKPKKYALQTVQVVDLQKGVVTKISEMEGDFSQLSFDEEGNQLAYVGTSSAQNDLVKLYQLYYFNFKGNKKETITNENAQMKKNWVVSENRLPLFSKNGKQLYFGVAPKPIAKDTAMIANDHAVVDIWNYKDDYLQTVQLKELKNDLKKSYAAVMQTEKPDFFRNIDDEDLDTLRLVNEGNAEFALGITSLNNRISSQWEGATKKTYFLIDNKTGERTEIIQNLNGSVVVSPLGKFVVIFDREKGKWLSYNVKTKKTLPLSSGLPVSFVDEEFDMPDFPSSYGIASWTNNDESVIIKDRFDLWEFFLDSSKKPRNITNGFGRKNKITFDTYDLDKDIKSLNRKSAIYLSAFDNTSKANGIFKTSIQSGADPVKVQMENVWGYRSLQKAKNAEEYIVVKESYTDSPNIFATSDFSEQQKLSDTNPQQNNYNWGTDELVNWTTPKGNTSTGVLYKPEDFDPNKKYPMIVYFYEKLSDNLNRYVAPAPTPSRLNISYFVSNGYLVFTPDISYTDGFPGESAMEYINSGVEKLKQNSWVDGAKIGIQGQSWGGYQVAYLIAHTNMYAASWSGAPVVNMTSAYGGIRWTSGMNRQFQYEKSQSRLGKNLWEAPDLYIKNSPLFTIDKVQTPVVIMSNDKDGAVPWYQGIEMFTALRRLGKPVWLLNYNGDDHNLVKRQNRKDIQIREQQFFDYYLKGAKAPVWMTKGIPATQKGKDWGFELTDDKPN, from the coding sequence ATGAAGTTGAAATGTACAGTTTTTATTCTGCTCATGATGACCTGTTGGGTCTATGGACAGAAAAAGCCTTTAGACCATTCTGTGTATGACAGTTGGCAAAATATCGGCATGAGAAAAATATCAAATGACGGAAAATGGATTGCTTACTCCGTAGATGCTCAGGAAGGAAATTCTAACCTTTCTTTATATTCCGTAAAAAATAAAACGACAAAGAAGTTTGCAAGAGGAACAAAAGTAGATTTTACGAATGATTCCAGATTTGCTGTTTTTCAAATTCGTCCGCAGTATAAAGATATAAAAGCGGTAAAAGATAAAAAGCTTAAAAAAAATAAATTAACAAAAGACAGCCTTGCAATTGTTGATTTTTTAAATGATAAAACAGAGAAAATTCCTAATGTAAAATCATTTAAAATCCCTGAAAAAGCTGGTTCCTATGTTGCTTATCTTCTGGAAAACACAAAAGATAAATCTTCGGATGATGCTTCTGATAAAGAAGATGGAGATGATAATAAAGATGAAGATAAAAATGTAAAACCTTTGCAGTTGGTCGTGCGAAATCTTTTGGACGGGAAAAGTACAACATATGATAATGTAGTCCGCTATGAGTTTAGTAAAAATGGAAAGCAACTTGCTTTTGTGACTAAGAAACCTGAAGAGAAGCCCAAAAAGGATAAAAAAGAGGAAAAGGATTCCGTAGATGAAAAATCTGACGACAAAAAAGATAATGACAAATCAAAGCCAAAGAAATATGCACTTCAAACTGTACAGGTTGTAGATCTGCAAAAAGGAGTTGTAACTAAAATTTCAGAGATGGAAGGCGATTTTTCACAATTGTCTTTTGATGAAGAAGGGAATCAGCTGGCATATGTGGGAACTTCTTCTGCACAAAATGACCTGGTGAAACTGTATCAGTTGTATTACTTTAATTTTAAAGGAAATAAAAAGGAAACCATTACCAATGAAAATGCTCAGATGAAGAAGAATTGGGTAGTTTCAGAAAATCGTTTACCCTTATTCAGTAAAAATGGAAAGCAGTTGTATTTTGGTGTTGCTCCAAAACCTATCGCAAAAGATACTGCGATGATTGCGAATGACCATGCGGTAGTAGATATCTGGAATTATAAAGATGATTATCTGCAAACGGTACAGCTAAAGGAATTGAAAAATGATTTGAAAAAATCTTATGCTGCTGTAATGCAGACAGAAAAACCGGATTTCTTTAGAAATATTGACGATGAGGATCTGGATACTTTACGATTGGTAAACGAAGGAAATGCTGAATTTGCCCTTGGTATTACAAGTTTGAATAACCGTATTTCTTCGCAATGGGAAGGCGCAACAAAGAAAACGTATTTCCTGATTGATAATAAAACAGGTGAGAGAACGGAAATCATTCAGAATCTGAACGGCTCGGTTGTTGTTTCTCCGCTTGGGAAATTCGTAGTGATTTTTGACAGAGAAAAAGGGAAATGGCTCAGTTATAATGTGAAAACAAAGAAAACACTTCCATTGAGTAGCGGATTGCCTGTTTCTTTTGTGGATGAAGAGTTTGATATGCCGGATTTTCCAAGTTCTTATGGTATTGCTTCCTGGACGAATAATGATGAATCTGTGATTATCAAAGACCGTTTCGATCTTTGGGAGTTTTTCCTGGACAGTTCTAAAAAACCGAGAAATATCACGAATGGATTTGGACGTAAGAATAAAATAACATTTGATACTTACGACTTAGATAAAGATATTAAAAGCTTAAACCGAAAATCTGCCATTTATTTATCAGCGTTTGATAATACATCCAAAGCAAACGGAATTTTTAAAACTTCTATTCAGTCGGGTGCTGATCCGGTGAAAGTTCAGATGGAAAATGTGTGGGGATATAGAAGTCTTCAAAAAGCAAAAAATGCAGAAGAATATATTGTAGTAAAAGAATCATATACCGATTCTCCTAATATTTTCGCAACATCGGATTTCTCAGAACAGCAAAAGCTGAGTGATACCAATCCGCAGCAAAACAACTATAATTGGGGTACAGACGAATTGGTAAACTGGACAACACCAAAAGGAAATACATCTACAGGAGTTTTATACAAGCCGGAAGATTTCGATCCGAATAAAAAATATCCTATGATTGTTTATTTCTATGAAAAACTTTCGGATAATCTGAACCGCTATGTAGCACCGGCTCCAACGCCTTCAAGATTGAATATTTCTTATTTTGTGAGCAACGGATATCTGGTTTTCACACCTGATATTTCGTATACAGACGGTTTTCCCGGAGAATCTGCAATGGAATACATTAATTCCGGAGTTGAAAAGCTAAAGCAAAATTCTTGGGTAGATGGTGCTAAAATCGGAATTCAGGGACAAAGCTGGGGTGGTTATCAGGTAGCCTATCTTATCGCTCATACCAATATGTATGCAGCGTCGTGGAGTGGTGCTCCTGTTGTCAACATGACTTCCGCATATGGAGGAATCCGATGGACATCAGGGATGAACAGACAGTTTCAATATGAAAAATCACAAAGCAGATTAGGTAAAAATCTATGGGAAGCACCGGATCTTTATATTAAAAATTCACCGCTTTTTACCATTGATAAAGTACAAACGCCGGTAGTTATTATGAGTAATGATAAAGATGGAGCAGTGCCATGGTATCAGGGAATTGAGATGTTTACCGCATTACGTCGTCTCGGAAAACCGGTATGGCTTCTGAATTATAATGGTGACGATCACAATCTCGTAAAACGCCAGAACAGAAAAGATATTCAAATACGCGAACAGCAGTTTTTTGATTATTATCTCAAAGGTGCTAAAGCTCCGGTCTGGATGACGAAAGGTATTCCTGCCACCCAAAAAGGAAAAGATTGGGGATTTGAGCTGACAGATGATAAGCCAAATTAA
- the htpG gene encoding molecular chaperone HtpG, producing MTKGNINVSVENIFPLIKKFLYSDHEIFLRELISNATDATLKLKHLTSIGEAKVEYGNPKLEVKIDKDQKTLRIIDQGIGMTGEEVEKYINQVAFSGAEEFLEKYKDSAKDSGIIGHFGLGFYSAFMVAEKVEILTKSYKDEPAVRWICDGSPEFTLEETTDKTDRGTEIILHIAEDSVEFLEEGKIRELLLKYNKFMPVPIKFGTKTHTLPLPEDAPEDAVAETEEVDNIINNPVPAWTIAPSELTNEDYMKFYHELYPMQFEEPLFNIHLNVDYPFNLTGVLFFPKLSNNLNIDKDKIQLYQNQVFVTDEVKGIVPDFLMLLRGVIDSPDIPLNVSRSYLQADGAVKKISSYITKKVADKMASLINENREDYEKKWNDIKIVIEYGIVTEEKFAEKADKFTLYPTTDGKYFLWDELVEKIKPTQTDKDNKLVVLYATNADEQHSYIQSAKDKGYEVLLLDSPITPHVIQKLETSKENISFARVDADHVNNLIKKDEPVISKLNETEKESLKKNVEEAIQDSKFTVQLEDLDSNDAPFTITQPEFMRRMKEMQATGGGGMFGMGGFPEMYNLVVNSNSELSNQILKTENTEEKENLIKYALDLAKLSQNLLKGKDLTDFIQRSYKQLEK from the coding sequence ATGACTAAAGGAAATATTAATGTATCTGTGGAAAACATTTTCCCGCTTATTAAAAAATTTCTTTACAGTGACCACGAGATATTCTTAAGAGAATTGATCTCCAATGCTACTGATGCCACTTTAAAATTAAAACATCTGACAAGCATTGGTGAGGCAAAAGTGGAATATGGAAATCCTAAACTTGAAGTTAAAATTGACAAAGACCAGAAAACTTTACGTATTATCGACCAGGGTATTGGGATGACGGGTGAAGAAGTTGAAAAATACATCAATCAGGTTGCTTTCTCAGGAGCTGAAGAGTTTTTGGAAAAATATAAAGATTCTGCGAAAGACTCTGGGATTATCGGGCACTTCGGTCTTGGATTCTACTCTGCGTTCATGGTGGCTGAAAAGGTAGAAATTCTTACAAAGTCTTATAAAGATGAGCCGGCAGTACGTTGGATCTGTGATGGAAGCCCGGAATTTACGCTTGAAGAAACTACCGACAAAACTGACAGAGGAACGGAGATCATTCTTCATATTGCAGAAGATTCTGTGGAATTTTTAGAAGAAGGAAAAATCCGTGAACTGTTATTAAAGTATAACAAATTCATGCCAGTTCCAATTAAATTCGGAACAAAAACACATACGCTTCCATTACCGGAAGACGCTCCTGAAGATGCTGTAGCTGAAACGGAAGAAGTAGACAATATCATCAACAATCCGGTACCGGCATGGACGATTGCTCCAAGCGAACTGACCAACGAGGATTATATGAAATTCTACCACGAACTGTACCCAATGCAGTTTGAGGAACCATTATTCAACATCCACCTGAATGTTGATTATCCTTTCAATCTTACCGGAGTTCTGTTCTTCCCGAAACTGAGCAACAATTTGAATATCGACAAGGATAAAATTCAGTTATATCAAAACCAGGTATTCGTAACAGATGAAGTAAAAGGTATTGTTCCGGACTTCCTGATGCTTCTGAGAGGTGTGATAGATTCTCCGGATATTCCATTGAACGTTTCCCGTTCTTACCTTCAGGCTGATGGTGCTGTAAAAAAGATTTCATCTTACATCACAAAAAAAGTAGCCGACAAAATGGCTTCTCTGATCAACGAAAACCGTGAAGACTATGAGAAAAAATGGAATGACATTAAGATCGTAATTGAGTACGGAATTGTTACGGAAGAAAAGTTTGCTGAAAAAGCAGACAAATTCACATTGTATCCTACAACAGACGGAAAGTATTTCCTTTGGGATGAATTGGTTGAAAAAATCAAACCTACACAAACGGATAAAGACAATAAATTGGTTGTATTATATGCTACCAATGCCGATGAACAGCACAGCTACATCCAGTCTGCAAAGGATAAAGGATATGAAGTTCTGTTATTAGACTCTCCTATCACTCCACATGTTATCCAGAAGCTGGAAACATCAAAAGAAAACATCTCTTTTGCAAGAGTAGATGCAGATCATGTGAACAATCTGATCAAAAAAGATGAGCCAGTAATTTCAAAATTGAACGAAACTGAAAAAGAATCTTTGAAAAAGAATGTGGAAGAAGCTATTCAGGATTCTAAATTTACAGTTCAGCTTGAAGATCTTGACAGCAATGATGCTCCGTTTACCATTACGCAACCTGAATTCATGAGAAGAATGAAAGAAATGCAGGCTACAGGCGGTGGTGGTATGTTCGGAATGGGAGGTTTCCCGGAGATGTACAATCTTGTAGTGAACTCGAACAGTGAGCTTTCCAATCAGATTTTAAAAACTGAGAATACGGAAGAGAAAGAGAATTTGATTAAATATGCTCTGGATCTTGCCAAGCTTTCACAAAATTTACTGAAAGGAAAAGACCTGACAGATTTTATACAGAGAAGCTATAAGCAACTTGAAAAATAA
- a CDS encoding helix-turn-helix transcriptional regulator has protein sequence MQKEKLRVIRKQKGYTQQQVADFIATDVSNYSRKESGDVRIVKDEWDKLARFLDVPIEDIYEEEEATVVINNDHPVFNDRSSSAGIITSQNNYDNIPGAIIENLQGYIALLKEENEKLKEELKGLPRGRK, from the coding sequence ATGCAAAAAGAAAAATTACGCGTCATCAGAAAGCAAAAAGGCTATACTCAACAGCAGGTAGCTGATTTTATCGCAACAGATGTATCTAATTACAGCAGAAAAGAAAGCGGTGATGTAAGGATCGTAAAAGATGAATGGGACAAACTTGCCCGTTTTCTGGATGTACCCATTGAGGACATTTATGAAGAAGAGGAAGCTACAGTAGTTATTAATAATGACCATCCTGTATTTAATGATAGATCTTCTTCTGCGGGAATCATTACTAGCCAGAACAACTATGATAATATCCCTGGAGCTATTATTGAAAACCTTCAAGGTTATATTGCTCTACTAAAAGAGGAGAACGAAAAGCTGAAAGAAGAACTGAAAGGTCTCCCAAGAGGAAGAAAATAA
- a CDS encoding MGMT family protein, producing the protein MDEIFKQQVYEVARLIPKGRVSTYGAIAKAVGYPNHSRHVGKAMGGCPKDVPAHRVISSSGVLSVPEFQPKLEAEGITVENLRIKNFKKLFWNPLDEL; encoded by the coding sequence ATGGACGAGATTTTCAAACAACAGGTATACGAAGTAGCAAGACTTATTCCCAAAGGAAGAGTTTCTACGTATGGTGCCATAGCAAAAGCGGTAGGCTATCCTAACCATTCAAGACATGTAGGAAAAGCTATGGGAGGATGCCCGAAAGATGTTCCCGCTCACCGTGTCATATCAAGTTCAGGAGTTTTATCCGTTCCGGAATTTCAGCCTAAGCTGGAAGCAGAAGGAATCACTGTGGAAAATCTTAGAATAAAAAATTTCAAAAAACTGTTCTGGAATCCGCTGGATGAATTGTAA
- a CDS encoding deoxyhypusine synthase family protein, translating to MSKPITEFIEKYYLHFNAAALVDASKGYVAHLKDGGKMMITLAGAMSTAELGKILAEMIRQGKVDFISCTGANLEEDLMNLVAHSHYERVPHYRDLTAQDEWDLLERGLNRVTDTCIPEEEAFRRLQKHIVEIWKDAEAKGERYFPHEFMYKMILSGVLEQYYEIPRENSWMIAAAEANLPIVVPGWEDSTMGNIFASYCIKGELTATTMKSGIEYMTYLADWYTKNSGGKGVGFFQIGGGIAGDFPICVVPMLYQDMEMHDIPFWSYFCQISDSTTSYGSYSGAVPNEKITWGKLDITTPKFIVESDATICAPLMFSYILENA from the coding sequence ATGAGCAAACCGATAACTGAATTCATAGAAAAGTATTACCTGCACTTCAACGCAGCTGCATTGGTGGATGCTTCTAAAGGATATGTTGCACATCTTAAAGATGGCGGAAAAATGATGATTACTTTGGCAGGAGCAATGTCTACTGCTGAATTAGGGAAGATTCTTGCTGAAATGATCCGTCAGGGGAAAGTAGATTTTATCTCTTGTACAGGTGCTAACCTTGAAGAAGATTTAATGAACCTTGTAGCACACTCTCACTATGAAAGAGTTCCTCATTACAGAGATTTGACTGCTCAGGATGAGTGGGATCTTTTAGAAAGAGGTCTAAACAGAGTTACAGATACTTGTATCCCTGAAGAAGAAGCTTTCAGAAGATTACAAAAACATATCGTGGAGATCTGGAAAGATGCAGAAGCTAAAGGAGAAAGATATTTCCCACACGAATTTATGTACAAAATGATCCTTTCAGGAGTTTTGGAGCAGTATTACGAAATTCCTAGAGAAAACTCTTGGATGATTGCTGCTGCAGAAGCAAACTTACCAATCGTAGTTCCGGGATGGGAAGATTCTACAATGGGTAACATCTTCGCTTCTTACTGTATCAAAGGAGAGCTTACAGCTACTACAATGAAATCAGGAATTGAATATATGACTTACCTTGCTGACTGGTATACTAAAAATTCAGGAGGAAAAGGAGTTGGATTCTTCCAGATTGGTGGAGGTATCGCAGGAGATTTCCCTATTTGTGTAGTACCAATGCTGTATCAGGATATGGAAATGCATGACATTCCTTTCTGGTCTTATTTCTGCCAGATTTCTGACTCTACAACATCTTACGGATCTTATTCAGGAGCAGTTCCAAATGAAAAAATCACTTGGGGTAAACTTGATATCACTACACCTAAATTCATCGTTGAAAGTGATGCAACGATCTGTGCACCATTGATGTTCTCTTATATCTTAGAAAACGCTTAA
- a CDS encoding GreA/GreB family elongation factor, producing the protein MSNHIIVTTGIYDAIKDTLRRKKVSIGEEKRLTEELRNAKQVLRRDLPADIVTVERKVTLKDHTLDFEHEYIFVPSTKAKLKKNKYSILSDIALAVVGYRVGDIISWPFKDGERKIEILKVEAWEG; encoded by the coding sequence ATGTCCAATCATATTATTGTAACCACCGGAATTTATGATGCTATAAAAGATACACTCAGAAGAAAAAAAGTGAGCATCGGAGAAGAAAAAAGACTTACGGAAGAACTTAGAAATGCGAAACAGGTATTGAGAAGAGATCTGCCTGCTGATATTGTAACAGTTGAAAGAAAAGTGACATTGAAAGACCATACCTTAGATTTTGAGCACGAATATATTTTTGTGCCTTCTACTAAAGCAAAGCTTAAAAAGAATAAATATTCCATACTATCGGATATTGCTCTTGCAGTAGTAGGGTATAGAGTAGGAGATATTATCAGTTGGCCGTTCAAAGACGGAGAAAGAAAAATTGAGATTCTAAAAGTGGAAGCCTGGGAAGGGTAA
- the arfB gene encoding alternative ribosome rescue aminoacyl-tRNA hydrolase ArfB produces the protein MKTFSKELSFKTSRSSGAGGQNVNKVETAVTVLWKVDSSEFFNDDEKILIQNKLKNRINAEGFLFLTVSESRTQLMNKNKAIEKIIEIVNKALIIPKKRTATKPSRAQKQKRLDGKKKLSDKKENRRFKF, from the coding sequence ATGAAAACCTTTTCAAAAGAACTCAGTTTCAAAACTTCCCGCAGCAGTGGGGCAGGAGGGCAGAATGTCAACAAGGTAGAGACTGCTGTTACCGTACTTTGGAAAGTAGATTCGTCTGAATTTTTCAATGATGATGAAAAAATATTGATTCAGAATAAACTGAAAAACAGAATCAATGCGGAAGGCTTTTTATTCCTTACCGTTTCCGAAAGCAGAACTCAGCTGATGAATAAAAATAAAGCCATTGAAAAAATAATTGAAATTGTAAATAAAGCCCTTATCATTCCCAAGAAAAGAACTGCAACAAAGCCTTCAAGAGCTCAGAAACAAAAAAGACTTGATGGCAAGAAAAAACTTTCCGATAAAAAAGAGAACAGGCGTTTCAAATTTTAG
- a CDS encoding AMP-binding protein: MLIDFNNLNINKLSFDTEFEKKVKLFLEEWFSEKKGVNVQTSGSTGVPKIFEIEKKKMINSAVMTCDFLGLKKDDTALLCLPVEYISGKMMIVRSIERGLKLKAAEPSLNPVENLEEEIDFCAMTPLQVENSLEKLHLIKNLIIGGAAVSESLKNKILQMNLSASNRIFETYGMSETLSHIGLKQLMPEQEDYFTVFENVSISLDERGCLKIYAPNLNAEELQTNDLVDIRNEKQFKFLGRIDNVINSGGAKIFPETLEALVKKEIPNEAVFIGLPDESLGQKLILIIEGNESDEVIKKISEIPFEKNFYKPKEIIFISEIPRTPNGKINRLELYKNININL, from the coding sequence ATGCTGATAGACTTCAATAATCTCAATATTAATAAATTATCATTCGATACCGAATTTGAAAAGAAAGTGAAACTTTTTCTGGAAGAGTGGTTTTCAGAAAAAAAAGGAGTGAATGTTCAGACTTCAGGCTCTACAGGAGTGCCAAAAATCTTTGAAATCGAAAAAAAGAAAATGATTAATTCTGCAGTGATGACCTGTGACTTTTTGGGATTAAAAAAAGACGATACTGCATTACTCTGCCTGCCTGTAGAATATATCTCAGGAAAAATGATGATTGTCCGCTCTATAGAAAGAGGATTGAAATTAAAAGCTGCCGAACCTTCTCTGAACCCTGTAGAAAACTTAGAAGAAGAAATAGATTTTTGTGCCATGACTCCGCTTCAGGTAGAAAATTCATTGGAGAAACTTCATCTGATCAAAAATCTGATTATTGGTGGTGCCGCCGTTTCAGAAAGTCTGAAAAATAAAATTCTACAGATGAACCTTAGTGCTTCAAACCGTATTTTTGAAACCTATGGAATGTCAGAAACGCTTTCCCATATTGGCTTAAAACAATTGATGCCCGAACAGGAAGATTATTTTACTGTTTTTGAAAATGTATCCATCTCTTTGGATGAAAGAGGATGTCTGAAAATCTATGCACCTAATCTGAATGCTGAAGAATTACAAACTAATGATTTAGTTGATATTAGGAATGAAAAACAATTTAAATTTCTCGGAAGAATTGATAATGTCATCAACTCAGGAGGAGCCAAAATTTTCCCGGAAACTCTTGAAGCCCTGGTAAAGAAAGAAATTCCGAACGAAGCCGTATTTATTGGCTTACCGGATGAAAGTTTGGGTCAGAAATTGATACTGATTATAGAAGGAAATGAATCAGATGAGGTAATAAAGAAAATTTCAGAAATTCCGTTTGAGAAGAATTTTTACAAACCTAAAGAAATTATTTTTATCAGTGAAATTCCGCGGACACCCAACGGAAAAATAAACAGATTAGAACTCTATAAAAATATAAACATAAATCTATAG